The following proteins are co-located in the bacterium genome:
- a CDS encoding Gfo/Idh/MocA family oxidoreductase produces the protein MRQIRFDNGAVLQIEFSWASNIKEENRFVELRGTKAGLTWRDGNFVEIHSEEDGQLVDIKPASKLQDEGHSRNLRHFVDVLLERATPCFKPQQGVDMIKILAALYKSARTGASGSRILRTRSSSVGIENPTDTPRQVRRISISLVTRGDTMRMTSCPPYMTNCRSVASSNPILLTISLQNRSLQGDSLLLVRTVLKGITVN, from the coding sequence ATGAGGCAGATCCGGTTCGATAACGGAGCCGTTCTCCAGATTGAATTCAGTTGGGCCTCCAACATCAAGGAGGAGAACCGCTTTGTTGAACTTCGCGGCACCAAGGCCGGTCTGACCTGGCGCGACGGCAACTTCGTGGAGATCCATTCCGAGGAGGATGGACAGCTTGTGGATATCAAGCCGGCCTCCAAATTGCAGGATGAAGGGCATTCCCGCAACCTCCGTCACTTTGTTGATGTTCTGCTGGAACGGGCCACACCGTGCTTCAAACCGCAACAGGGCGTTGACATGATCAAGATTCTGGCGGCGTTGTATAAGTCGGCCAGGACAGGGGCCTCTGGTTCCAGGATCTTGCGGACCCGATCGTCATCGGTGGGGATCGAGAACCCCACGGATACCCCCAGACAGGTTCGCAGGATATCGATATCCCTCGTTACAAGGGGTGATACCATGAGGATGACATCCTGTCCGCCGTACATGACAAATTGTCGTTCGGTGGCATCCTCAAATCCTATATTGTTAACGATTTCCTTACAGAATCGTTCATTACAAGGGGACTCCCTCTTGTTGGTACGGACTGTGCTTAAAGGAATTACCGTCAACTGA
- a CDS encoding LacI family DNA-binding transcriptional regulator, producing the protein MKSTINSKAVAELAKVSLATVSRVIHDSPFISAETKRTVRGAMQTLGYQPAAPGRRQRRTRSARRTNRIALVVAGLPRAAMNAPVYLDVLHGVEAAVRESGKALMLLHLSSEAASPAELSSQKVDGVVLFGSTQDERLIRRLQGTPCVQVMGKIEPRALWDHVSYDNGSLGRIAADYLLGRGHRHAAFISSTRQPFFIERGEVFQRAMAAGGGTCLEFEDPALLDTSEELLQANPERMRMLVDRLLAGNPRPTGVFLAADTLAPGFYAEWQRRGVKAGEDLDVIGCNNERILLAHLSPRPATIDIHAEQVGRKAVERLLWRLDHPREPRMTVALEPMLVPSDGVR; encoded by the coding sequence ATGAAAAGCACCATTAACAGCAAGGCGGTCGCGGAGTTGGCCAAGGTGTCGTTGGCCACGGTTTCCCGCGTGATTCATGATAGCCCCTTTATCAGTGCGGAGACCAAGCGCACGGTTCGTGGAGCGATGCAGACCTTGGGATATCAGCCGGCGGCGCCGGGTCGGCGTCAACGGCGTACCCGCAGTGCCCGGCGCACCAACCGGATCGCGCTGGTGGTGGCCGGACTTCCCCGGGCGGCCATGAATGCGCCGGTTTATCTCGACGTCTTGCATGGGGTTGAGGCGGCGGTGCGCGAGAGCGGTAAAGCGCTCATGCTGCTCCATCTGTCGTCGGAGGCGGCCAGTCCGGCGGAGTTGTCCTCGCAGAAGGTCGATGGGGTGGTGCTGTTCGGGTCCACGCAGGATGAACGCCTGATTCGCCGTTTGCAGGGAACTCCCTGCGTTCAGGTCATGGGGAAGATCGAGCCCCGCGCGTTGTGGGATCACGTCTCCTATGACAACGGGAGCCTGGGCCGGATTGCCGCGGATTATCTCCTCGGGCGCGGGCATCGGCATGCCGCCTTCATTTCGAGCACGCGGCAGCCGTTTTTCATCGAGCGCGGCGAGGTGTTCCAGCGCGCCATGGCGGCGGGCGGCGGAACCTGCCTGGAGTTCGAGGATCCGGCGTTGCTCGATACGTCCGAAGAGCTCTTGCAGGCGAATCCCGAACGGATGCGGATGCTGGTGGACCGGCTGCTTGCCGGGAATCCCCGGCCGACCGGCGTCTTCCTGGCGGCCGACACGCTGGCACCGGGGTTCTATGCCGAGTGGCAGCGGCGCGGCGTGAAAGCCGGCGAAGATCTGGATGTGATCGGGTGTAACAACGAACGAATCCTGTTGGCCCATCTGAGCCCGCGGCCAGCCACGATTGACATCCACGCCGAGCAAGTGGGGCGCAAAGCCGTGGAGCGTTTGCTCTGGCGCCTCGACCATCCCCGCGAGCCGCGCATGACCGTG
- a CDS encoding AAA family ATPase yields the protein MYSRLLRKPDTSTLLLGPRGTGKSTWIAQHFHEATRYDLLDTREALRLEREPSRLFNELRTVPAGGWVVLDEVQKVPALLDEVQRLIESCGLRFILCGSSARKLKRSGVNLLAGRAIEARMFPLVSAEIGPNFDLQAALATGTLPLAVTGTDPIGFLTTYAHTYLNEEIRAEAVTRNVASFSRFLEIAARQNAQVTNLSNISREAGVARSTVQNYFEIISDTLLGYWVEPWKLKRATKQVAHPKFYLFDTGVTRALSGRLPYPPSQEETGPLLETYLFHEIRSFLGYSKLRYHLHFWRSHDGAEVDLLCETREGYVAIEMKAAMQWQKRFSGGLHRLRGELTPTPVKTYGVYLGERRALLDDVLVLPSAEFLRMLWNGDIIRP from the coding sequence ATGTATTCAAGATTACTGAGAAAGCCGGACACGTCCACTCTTTTACTGGGGCCAAGAGGAACAGGAAAATCAACTTGGATCGCTCAGCATTTCCATGAGGCCACACGCTATGACCTGCTCGACACAAGGGAAGCGCTGCGTCTTGAACGTGAGCCAAGCAGATTATTCAATGAGTTGAGAACGGTACCCGCAGGGGGATGGGTTGTACTCGACGAAGTTCAGAAAGTGCCGGCGCTTCTGGACGAAGTTCAACGATTGATCGAGAGTTGCGGGTTGCGTTTCATCCTGTGCGGTTCCAGCGCGCGAAAACTCAAACGTTCCGGCGTAAACCTGTTGGCCGGACGCGCCATCGAGGCTCGCATGTTCCCGCTCGTCTCGGCCGAAATCGGCCCGAATTTCGATTTGCAAGCGGCCCTCGCAACCGGCACGCTTCCGCTGGCGGTGACCGGTACCGATCCCATCGGGTTTCTCACGACCTACGCACATACCTATCTCAACGAGGAAATCCGGGCCGAAGCCGTGACCCGAAACGTGGCGTCGTTTTCGCGGTTCCTGGAAATCGCCGCCCGACAGAACGCGCAGGTCACCAACTTAAGCAATATTTCCCGCGAGGCGGGGGTTGCCCGTTCGACCGTTCAGAATTACTTTGAAATCATCTCCGACACGTTGCTCGGGTATTGGGTTGAACCCTGGAAACTCAAGCGCGCAACGAAGCAGGTTGCCCATCCCAAATTCTACTTGTTCGACACGGGAGTCACGCGCGCGCTTTCGGGCCGTTTGCCATACCCCCCATCGCAGGAAGAGACCGGCCCCCTGCTGGAAACCTACCTCTTCCATGAGATCCGTTCGTTTCTGGGCTATTCAAAACTTCGCTATCATCTCCATTTCTGGCGCAGTCACGATGGCGCGGAAGTCGACCTGTTATGTGAAACACGCGAAGGCTATGTCGCCATCGAGATGAAGGCGGCCATGCAGTGGCAAAAGCGGTTTTCCGGGGGGCTGCACCGATTGCGAGGAGAACTCACGCCGACGCCGGTGAAGACTTATGGTGTTTACCTGGGCGAGCGCCGGGCGCTGCTTGATGACGTGCTCGTGCTGCCGTCGGCCGAGTTCCTCCGCATGCTGTGGAACGGTGACATTATCCGCCCGTGA